The Flavobacterium piscisymbiosum genome includes a region encoding these proteins:
- a CDS encoding efflux RND transporter periplasmic adaptor subunit yields the protein MKVKNLIYALLIICIGGFITYRIVSNKKKNDESKSFGDKDKPTSVTGIVVQTATFDNNLSLSGSIEANEQIELHSEVSGIVEGIYFDEGSYVNKGQVLFKVNDIELKAQLRQAQTKESLAAENQRRAKLLLQKEAISQEEFDIANADYASTQAQSQLIKAQIAKTAVKAPFSGKIGLRSISPGTYITPTILVAKLVNTGKLKITFSVPEKYASQIKSGSTIDFSVSGSEKVYNAKIYAIEPEVEVATRTLKIRAIADNIDGKLFPGTFADVKLPLNIIKDAIVVPSEAIVPVQSGKKVYVANMGKAKEVMVDATTRTDSSILILSGLKAGDTLITSGVMSLKNEAPIKVKVKK from the coding sequence ATGAAAGTAAAAAACCTTATTTACGCCTTACTGATTATATGCATCGGCGGCTTTATAACCTATAGAATAGTTTCTAATAAAAAGAAGAACGACGAATCTAAAAGTTTTGGAGACAAAGACAAACCAACTTCAGTAACCGGGATAGTAGTTCAAACTGCAACATTCGATAATAATTTATCACTTTCAGGATCTATTGAGGCAAATGAACAAATAGAACTTCATAGTGAAGTTTCAGGAATTGTTGAAGGAATTTACTTTGATGAAGGTAGTTACGTAAATAAAGGTCAGGTTCTTTTTAAGGTAAATGATATCGAACTTAAAGCTCAGTTAAGACAAGCTCAAACTAAAGAAAGTCTGGCTGCCGAAAATCAAAGAAGAGCAAAATTACTACTTCAAAAAGAGGCAATTAGTCAGGAAGAATTTGACATTGCAAATGCCGACTATGCTTCTACACAAGCTCAAAGTCAGTTGATTAAAGCGCAAATTGCCAAAACCGCTGTAAAAGCTCCCTTTTCAGGGAAAATTGGTTTACGTTCTATTTCTCCGGGAACTTATATTACACCAACTATTCTGGTGGCCAAATTAGTAAATACAGGAAAATTAAAAATTACATTTTCTGTTCCTGAAAAATATGCTTCGCAAATAAAGTCGGGTTCAACAATCGATTTCTCGGTTTCAGGATCTGAAAAAGTTTATAATGCAAAGATTTATGCGATTGAACCGGAAGTTGAAGTAGCAACACGTACCTTAAAAATTCGCGCTATTGCAGATAATATCGACGGAAAACTTTTTCCTGGAACTTTTGCAGATGTAAAACTACCTTTAAACATTATTAAAGATGCGATAGTGGTGCCTTCAGAAGCGATTGTACCTGTTCAGAGTGGTAAAAAAGTGTATGTAGCCAATATGGGGAAAGCCAAAGAAGTGATGGTTGACGCTACTACAAGAACCGATTCTTCGATTTTGATTTTATCAGGATTAAAAGCCGGAGATACCTTGATTACCAGTGGCGTAATGTCATTAAAAAATGAGGCTCCTATAAAAGTTAAAGTAAAAAAATAA